The DNA region TAGATGGAGCAACAACTAACCCATCTCTTATAGCAAAAGAAGGAAGAGACTTAAAAGAGGTTATTTCAGAGATTTGTTCTATCGTAGACGGACCAATAAGTGCTGAAGTTATGAGTCTTGATGCAGATAATATGGTTAAGGAAGCAAAGGAACTTTCTAAGCTTCATAAAAATATAGTAATCAAAATACCAATGTGTGAAGAGGGACTAAAAGCAGTAAGTAGACTTTCAAAGGAAAGCATAAGAACAAATGTAACATTAATTTTCTCTGCTCAACAAGCACTACTTGCAGCTAAAGCAGGAGCAAGTTTTGTAAGTCCATTTATAGGAAGACTTGATGATATAGGTAATGGTGGAATGAGTATAATAGAAGATATAGCTGAGATATTTG from Haloimpatiens massiliensis includes:
- the fsa gene encoding fructose-6-phosphate aldolase, which gives rise to MKFFIDTANVEEIRKASELGIIDGATTNPSLIAKEGRDLKEVISEICSIVDGPISAEVMSLDADNMVKEAKELSKLHKNIVIKIPMCEEGLKAVSRLSKESIRTNVTLIFSAQQALLAAKAGASFVSPFIGRLDDIGNGGMSIIEDIAEIFAIYGIETEIIAASVRTPMHVLECAKAGCDIATIPYKVIIQMVKHPLTDAGIKKFIEDYEKSTK